DNA from Thioalbus denitrificans:
TGGGCGACGTGGTCGATGACGGGGTGGCGCGGCTGAAGGAAGCGGACCTCACCCGCCACCTGGCCAACGGCGATGCGAAGCCGAAGGACGGGGAGGGTGCCGGGAAAAAGGGCGCCGGGCCGGCAGGTGAGCAGGCCCCGGCCACCGGCGAGGAGCAGCTCTCCCTGGCGCGGACCGACTACCAGCTCTACGAGGCGCTGAACCTGCTGAAGGGGCTGAACATCCTCGAGCAGCGCCGCCGCTGAGGCGATGCCGCGGGCCCGCCTGCCGCTGCTGCTGTGCCTGCTGCTGTCGCTGGTGCAGGCGGCAGCGGCCGGCGAGGCGCGCATCGCGCTCATCATCGATGATCTCGGCAACGACCGGGCCGCCGGCCTGCGGGCGGTGGCCCTGCCCGGTCCGGTGACCCTGGCGATCCTGCCCCGGACCCCCCACGGGGCGCGCCTGGCCCGCGCGGCCCACGAGCGCGGCAAGGGGGTGATGCTGCACCTGCCGCTGGAGGCGCTCGGCGGCGCGCCGCTGGGCCCCGGCGGCATCGGTCTGCACATGGACCGGTACCAGTTCCTGCGCACCCTGCGCGAGGATCTGGTCAGCGTGCCCCATGCCCGGGGTGTCAACAACCACATGGGCAGCCTGCTTACCCGCCATCCCGGGGCGATGGCCTGGCTCATGCGGGCCCTGCGCGCCTACGGGCTCTATTTCGTCGACTCCCGCACCACGCCCGCCACCGTCGCCGCGCAACTCGCCGCGGAGATCGGGGTCCCGTACCGGCAGCGGGATGTGTTCCTGGACCATGACCCGGAGCCGGCGGCCGTGGCGGCGGAGTTCGAGCGCCTGATCGCCCGGGCCCGGCAGCAGGGCAGCGCGGTGGGTATCGGCCACCCGCACCCGGTCACGCTGGCCTACCTGGAGCGGGTGCTGCCGCAGCTGCGCGCGCGGGGGGTGGAGCTGGTGCCGGTGACGGAGATCCTGGAGCCCTCCACGCGACCTGGTCCGCCCGAACTGCCGTGGGTTGCCGCCGGTCGGCCCGCCGACTGAGCGATTGTCGCGGTCCGCGCCGGTCAGTCAATGATTGCTGTCGACCATGGACGAGAGGAGGTTCTCAACATGCCAAGCGTTCTGATTCCCCTGGCGCCGGGCTTCGAGGAGATCGAGGCGGTCACGGTGGTGGACCTGTTGCGCCGGGCCGCCATCGAGGTGGTCACGGCG
Protein-coding regions in this window:
- a CDS encoding divergent polysaccharide deacetylase family protein — protein: MPRARLPLLLCLLLSLVQAAAAGEARIALIIDDLGNDRAAGLRAVALPGPVTLAILPRTPHGARLARAAHERGKGVMLHLPLEALGGAPLGPGGIGLHMDRYQFLRTLREDLVSVPHARGVNNHMGSLLTRHPGAMAWLMRALRAYGLYFVDSRTTPATVAAQLAAEIGVPYRQRDVFLDHDPEPAAVAAEFERLIARARQQGSAVGIGHPHPVTLAYLERVLPQLRARGVELVPVTEILEPSTRPGPPELPWVAAGRPAD